Below is a window of Paramagnetospirillum magneticum AMB-1 DNA.
ACCGTAAGGGGATCGCCGATTTTGTCGCACGCCACTCACAGCACCTTCGCCAACTCGCCGCGCGCCCTGGCGGTCCTCGGGCCGGACGGCCTGCTGGCCCATGTGGGCGAGACGCTGAGCCGGGCGCTGGGCACGGCGGAGCCCCGGCTGATCGGCACCCGGCCCGGCTGGGTCGACGGCCCCGACTGCACCCACACGCCCCTGCCCGGCGGCCAGACCCTGGTGGAGCTTGCCCCCGAAGCCGAAACGCGCCTGCGCGACAGCCTGCGGGTCAACGTGGAAATGCGGGCCATCATCGAGAACACCTTCGAGTTCATCGGCCTGCTGTCCCCCGACGGACGATTGCTGGACGCCAACCGCACCGCGCTGGCCTTCATCGGGCTGGACTCCCTCGCCCCGGTCCTGGGGATGCACTTCGCCGAAACCCCCTGGTGGGAGCACTCGCCGGAAGAACGCGCCATACTGCGCGACGGCATCTCCCGGGCGGCCAAGGGGGAATTCGTGCGCTTCGAGACCACCCACGTGGATGCCGACGGCGGTATCGCCTATGTGGATTTCTCGGTCAAGCCGGTGCCTGACCACGAAGGTAACATCCTGTTCCTGGTGCCAGAAGGACGCGACATCACCCAGCGCAAGCGGGCCGAGGCCGCCCTGGTCGCCGCCAAGCAGGAGGCCGAGGCCGCCAACCGCGCCAAGTCCCAGTTCCTGGCCACGGTCAGCCACGAGCTGCGCACCCCGCTCAACGCGGTGATCGGCTTTTCCGAAGCCATTCTGGCCGGAGCCACCGGCCCCGCCAGCCTGGAGCGCTGCGTCGAGTACATGGACCTGATCCATTCCGCCGGGCAGCACCTGCGGGCGCTGATCGAGGACATCCTCGACGTGTCGCGCATCGAGGCCGGACGCACCGAACTGGACGAGGAGGAGGCCGACCCCGCCGAACTGGTCCGCGCCGCCGCCCGCCTGCTGGAACACAAGGCCGTGGTGACCGGCGTGGACTTCACGGTGGTGATCGCTCCCGATCTTCCCCGCATGCGCCTCGACCCCCGCCGCATCCGGCAGGTTCTGCTCAATCTGGCGGGCAACGCCCTGAAATTCACCCCGGCCGGCGGACGGGTGGGCATTTCAGCCGAACATGTGCCGGAAGGACTGGCCCTGACGGTCGAGGATACCGGCATCGGCATCGCCCCGGAGCATCACGCCAAGGTCTGGCAGGCCTTCTACCAGGCGGATTCCTCGTTGTCGCGCCGCCACCAGGGATCGGGACTGGGGCTGGCCATCGTCCGCCATTTCGTCGAGGCCCATGGCGGCACGGTGTCGCTGGCCAGCGAAGCGGGCAAGGGCACCCGCATCACCGTGCTGCTGCCAGCCTCGCGCATCATCACCTGACCAGCGTCAAATACCAAAGCATCAAGCTCGGTTATAGTCACGGGAATTCAATGATCATCCCGCGAGGAAGCCATGCGCAATTCCGACAATTCGACTAAGCCTTTTTCCATTCGCCTGTGGCGGCACATCGCCGTCCGGGCCGCCTATCTGCTGGCGGTCGGCGCCGGCTTCACCCTGGCCCTGGCCGCCGGCATCACCCTGCTGGAGGGATAGCCCCCCCCTCAGAGGGGCATGTACATCCAGCGGCCGAAGGCATAGCCGACGCAGCCGCCCAGCAGAATCAGCATGATGGCCACCCCGATCTTCCAGCGCAGGTCGGAGACCTCGGGCACCATATCTACGGTCTCGGCCAGTTGCTCGTCCCAGTTGGCACCGGGCGCCGGACCGGGCTCCATGGGCGGCGACTGGCGGAGGGGAGGCAACTCCTCTTCCTCCTCCACGACGGGACCCGGCGCGATCCCTGGCGCGACGGCGCGGGGCTCCAGCATATGGGCGTCGACGAAATCGGCCAGAAGGCCATAGGCCTTGGCCGCCGGGCTTTCCGGATCGAGGATCACCAGGGGCAGGTCCCGGGCCGCCGCCTCCACCACCTTGAGGTCACGCGGCACGCGGACCGGCAACACCCGCCCGCCGAACGACGCGACCACGGAATCGGAGATGCGATGCATGACATCGCTGTCCTCGGTCATGGTGAACAGGATGCCCATGGACTCCAGGTCGCGGTTGAAATGCGTTCTGACCCGCTGAATGTTCCACCACGCCTTATGCAGGCCATCCAGGGCCAGCGGCGCCGGCACCACCGGCAGGATCACCACGTCGGCGGCCACCGCCGCGTTGACCGACAGGATGCCGAAGGCCGGGGGGCAGTCCACCACCACCACGTCCACATCGGCGGGCGTGGTCTCCAGGGCCCGCTCCAGCACATATTGCGGGTCGAGCTTGACGGCGATCTCCACGTCGGCCCAGGACAGGTCGTCCGAGCCGGCCACCAGACGCAGATTGGGATAGGGCGTGGCGCGCGAGGCATGGCTGACGTCGACCTCTCCGCGCAGCAACTGGTACGCGCCGGTCGCCGCCGGCGAGGTCAGTCCGACGCTGGTCGAGGCATTGCTTTGCGCGTCCAGGTCGACGAGCACCACCTTGCGCCCCAGTTCCGCCAGACAGACCGCCAGATTGACACTGGTGGTGGTCTTGCCGATACCGCCCTTCTGGTTGAACACCACCACGATTCTCGGCTTGGCGCCCACCGCTCGCTCCTCCTGAAAAATCCATAAGGGACAATACCCGCCTCAAGGGCTCCGCCGCAACCTCACCCCTGTAATAGGCTGTTGTCGAGCCAAAGGAATGTCCCTATACTCCGCCCCCGTGAGCCAGCCATACTTCGACATAATTCGCTTGATCGAGCGCCTGCACAGACATTTCCTGGATGTCTTGCGTACGGAATTGCGTCGTCTGAACATCGAAGACATCAATGCCGTTCAGGCCCTGCTTCTCTACAATATCGGTGAGAACGAAGTGGTTATCCGCGACCTGAAGGATCGCGGCTATTACCAGGGCTCCAACGTTTCCTACAACATCAAGGCGCTGACCGAATGCGGTTACTTGATGCAGGAGCGTTCGACCCATGACCGCCGTTCGGTTCGCCTCAAGCTGACCGACAAGGGCCTGTCCCTGTGCAACTCCATCCGCAAGCTGCAGGACGATCTGGCGGGCGTGTTGGGCGGCGACGAGAAGACGGCGGCCCAGCTGGACACCACGCTGGAGACCATGCAGCGTCTCGAACGCACCTGGACCGACTTTGTCCATTACGGCCGCATCCGCGGCCTTTAATTCCCCACATCCCCTTTAATCCGAACCGTCTTCGTGGTATTTCCGCCTCCTTGCGTTGCTAAGGAGGCTAGGCCGCCATGATCCCCCGCTATTCCCGCGCCGAAATGACCAAGATCTGGGAGCCGGAAAACCGCTTCCGCATCTGGTTCGAGATCGAGGCCCATGCCTGTGACGCCCTGGCCGAGATCGGGGTGATCCCCAAGGACTCCGCCAGGATCATCTGGGAGAAGGGCGACATCCCCTACACCCCCGCCCGCTCGGCGCGCATCGACGAGATCGAGGCCGAGACCAAGCACGACGTCATCGCCTTCCTGACCGAACTGGCCGAGCATATCGGCCCCGAATCGCGCTTCGTGCACCAGGGCATGACCTCGTCGGACGTGCTCGACACCTGCCTCAACGTACAGCTGACCCAGGCCGCCGACATCCTGCTGGCCGACCTGGACCGGGTACTGAACGCCCTGGAAAAGCGGGCCTTCGAGTTGAAGGACGTGGTGTGCATGGGCCGCTCCCACGGAATTCATGCCGAGCCGGTGACCATGGGGCTGAAATTCGCCACCTTCCATGCCGAGTTCCAGCGCAACCGCCGCCGCCTGAAGTCGGCGCGGGAAGACATCGCCACCTGCGCCATCTCGGGCGCCGTGGGCACCTTCGCCAATATCGACCCCCGGGTCGAGGAGCACGTGGCCGCCAAGCTGGGCCTCAAGCCCGAGCCGGTCTCCACCCAGGTGATCCCGCGCGACCGCCACGCCCAGTTCTTCGCCACCCTGGGCGTCATCGCCAGCTCGGTCGAGCATCTGGCCATCGAGATCCGCCATCTGCAGCGCACCGAAGTGCGCGAGGCCGAGGAATACTTCTCGCCCGGCCAGAAGGGCAGTTCGGCCATGCCCCACAAGCGCAATCCCGTGCTGACCGAGAATCTCACCGGTCTGGCCCGTATCGTGCGCGGCATGGTGATCCCGGCCATGGAGAACGTCGCCCTGTGGCACGAGCGCGACATCTCCCACTCCTCGGTGGAGCGCATGATCGGCCCCGACGCCACCGTCACCCTGGACTTTGCCCTGAACCGCCTGGCCGGCGTGGTGGAAAAGCTGGTGGTCTATCCCGAGGCCGTGGCCAAGAACCTCAACCAGCTGGGCGGTCTGGTGTTCTCGCAGCGCGTCCTGCTGGCGCTCACCCAGGCGGGCATGAGCCGCGAGGACAGCTACAAGGCCGTCCAGCGCAACGCCATGAAGGTGTGGCTGGAAAGCGCCAACTTCCTCGACCTGCTCAAGGCCGATTCCGAAGTGGCCGCCAAGATCCCCGCCAAGACCCTGGAAGAGCTGTTCGACCTCCGCTACCACACCAAGCACGTGGACACCATTTTCAAGCGGGTGTTCGGCCGCGCCTGATGCCGTCCGGGCCATGCCGCCGCCCGCAAGGGGGCGGCATGGCCCGAACGCAATGCACGCCTGAGCATTTCGCCTCCGTCACCCCCATGGACAGAGTGCGGCCTCTGGGTAATAATCCAGACAGTATTCCAAGGGATTCCGACGGCTTTCCGCCGCCACCGCTCCACCTCGTCCGCTCACTCCTGCCGCCCCCTCGTGGGTGAAAGAGTGCGCCGTGGAGTGGGCAAGGCCCGGTCCAGCCGACGCCCCTGCAACTCGATACGGGTATCTCGCGCATCATGCGTCTTTCCGGCTTCGTGGTTCTGCTTCTGATCGTTCTGGGCAATCTCGGTTTCTGGGCGGTGATGAACCGCCCGCAAAACGCCGCCCTGCCCTGGTCCGGCACCCTTAACAGCGTTTCGTTCAGTGCGGGCCGCGCCGATGACGATCCTACCATCGTGCGCAAGCTGCCCTATATGGACGAGTGGCTGCTGCCGACCCGGGCCGAGATGGACGAGGATCTGGCCATGCTGGCCGGCAAGGTCCATCAGGTCCGCACCTATTCCACCCTGGAGGGCCTGGACCAGGTCCCCGAGCTGGCCGCCAAGTACGGCCTGAAGGCCCTGCCCGGCGCCTGGCTGGATGAGCGCCTGGGCCGCAACGAGGTGGAGATCGCCAACATCATCCGCATCGCCCGCGACAATCCCAACGTGGACCGGGTGATCATCGGCAACGAAAACCTGACGCTGCACCGCCTGTCGCCCGAGCAGATGATCCGCTATCTGCGCCGGGTGCGCGCCGCGCTGCCCGACCGGGTCAAGATCAGCACCGCCGAGGCCTGGGCCATCTGGCTGGACTATCCCGAACTGACCCGCGAAGTGGATTTCATCACCATCCACACCCTGCCGTTCTGGGAGCCGGGCGGCGTCCACATCGACAACGCGCTGGACTTCACCAAGCGCATGGTCCGCGACGTCAAGGCCGCCTATCCCGACAAGCCCATCTTCATCGGCGAAGTGGGCTGGCCGTCGGCGGGGCGCAATTACGGCGTCTCCGAGCCGTCGCTGGTCAACCAGGCCATGTTCCTGCGCAATTTCGTCAATTGGGCCCACGAGGAGAAGCTCGACTACAACATCGTCGAAGCCTTCGACCAGCCGTGGAAAGTGAACCTGGACAACACCGCGTCGGAAAAGCATTGGGGCATCTACACCGTGGAGCGCCAGCCCAAGTTCAGCTGGATCGGCCCCGTGCTGGAATTCGAGGAATGGCCCACCCAGGCCATCACCGCCACCCTGATCGCCCTGCTGCCCGTGGTGTGGTTCCTGGGCAAGTGGAAGACGCTGCGCCTGCCGGGCAAGATCTTCTTCGCCCTCCTGGTGCAGTTCGCGTCGACGCTGCTGATCTGGACCATGTCCACCCCCGTCATCCGCGACGTGTCGCCGGGCACCGGGCTGATGCTGGGGCTGATGCTGCCCGCCCAGCTATTGCTGCTGATCGTGGTGCTGATCGCCGGCATCGAGGTGACCGAACTGACCTGGGCCAGCAAGTTCAAGCGGCGCTTCACCGCCCTGCCGCCCGACCAGTGCAAGCGCTTCCCCAAGGTCTCCATCCACCTGCCGTGCTACAACGAGCCGCCGGCCATGGTGAAGCTGACCCTGGACAGCCTGATGGCGCTGGACTACCCCAACTTCGAAATCATCGTGTTGGACAACAACACCAAGAAGGAGGAGGTCTGGCGGCCGGTCGAGGAGTACTGCAAGACCCTGGGCGACAAGGTGAAGTTTTTTCACCTGGCGCCCTGGCCCGGCGCCAAGGCCGGCGCGCTGAACTTCGGCCTCACCGTCACCGACCCCGAAGCCGAGATTATCGGCGTGGTGGATTCCGACTACATGGTGGACAAGAACTGGCTGAAAGGCCTGGTCCCCTATTTCGAGAATCCCAAGGTGGGCCATGTCCAGGCGCCCCAGGATCACCGCGAATGGGAACACGACCTGTTCAAGGAAATGATCAACTGGGAATATGCCGGGTTCTTTGACATCGGCATGGTGTTCCGCAACGAGGCCGACGCCATCATCCAGCACGGCACCATGACCCTGGTGCGCAAGAAGACGCTGGAAGACGCCGGCCGCTGGGGCGAGTGGTGCATCGTCGAGGATGCCGAGCTGGGCCTGCGCATGATGAAGGCCGGCTATCAGTCGGTCTATGTCCAGGACCGCCTGGGCCATGGCCTGGTCCCCGATTCCTTCATGGCCTACAAGAAGCAGCGTTTCCGCTGGGCCTATGGCGCGGTGCAGATTCTCAAGGCCCATTGGCGCTCGCTGATCCCCTTCAAGCAGACCGGACTGACCACCGGCCAGAAGTACCATTTCGTCGCCGGCTGGCTGCCCTGGTTCGCCGACGCCTTCTACCTGCTGTTCTGCGTGGCGGCGCTGGCCTGGTCGCTGGGCATGATCGTGGCGCCGCGCTATTTCAGCACGCCGCTGCCCTTCTTCACCCTGCCCACCGTGGGCGTGTTCGTGGCGAAGATCTTCCACCACTTCTTCCTCTACACCACGCGGGTGAATTGCGGGCTGAAGCGCCGGTCGCTGGCGGCCATCGCCGGCATGGGGCTGACCTATTCCATCGCCTGGGCCATGTGGCAGGGCATCTTCACCAAGTCGACGCCCTTCATGCGCACCCCCAAGATGGCCAACAAGGCGGCCTTCACCCAGGGCTTCCTGATGGCGTCGGAAGAGGCCACCCTGGCGCTGCTGCACTACGTCGCCGCCATCGCCGTGCTGATCCCGCGCAACAACTTCACCGACCCCGACGTGCGGATCTGGTCGCTGACCCTGGTGGTCCAGGCCATGCCCTTCCTGGCGGCCCTGGTGGCCTCGCTGATCAGCGTTATGCCGTCGGACGGCCCGGCGCAGCCTGAGCACAGCCATAGCAACGCCAAGCCGGAAGCCGCCGAATAGCCCCCGCCGCCCCCCCGCGGCAAGATCAAGGCCCGCACATATCTGCGGGCCTTTTTCTATTGGAAGTCACTTTTTGCAACACTGCCTAGCATTTCGCGGGCTGGCGCCGCGCCGCAACGCCATGCTATCCGTAGGTATTATTGCAGACAACCAAACGAGGAATCGCCATGCTTGGCCACCGTATCGCCACCATGGGAATCGTTCCGAAGATCATGGCTCTCGCCGTGTCGGGAGTCCTTTTGCTGGGGTTGAGCGTGACCCTGCTCAGCCGGTCACTGCTGCATGCCAGCGCCGCCGACGCGGCGCGCGAGCGGGTCGAGACCAACATGAAAGTGGCCTGGGACGTCCTGAAGTCCAAGGGAACGGCCTTCTCCGTGGCCGATGGCAAGATTCTGGCCGGTGATCATGTGCTGAACGGCAATTTCGACGTGGTGGACAAGATCAAGGCGCTGGTGGGGGGCTCCGCCACGGTCTTCATGGGCGACACCCGCGTCACCACCAATGTCATCAAGCCCGACGGCAGCCGGGCCGTGGGCACACAACTGGCCAAGACCGCCGCCTATGAGGCGGTCTTTGGCCGAAAGACATCCTTTCGCGGCGAAGTAGAAATCCTGGGCGAGCCCTACATGACCGCCTACGACCCCATTCTCGACGGGGCCGGCAATGTCATCGGCGTGCTCTATGTGGGAATCAAGAAGGCCGATTTCCTGGTCGCCGCCGAGCGGACGCTGCAATTGATGGTGGGGGTCACGGTCCTGGTGGGCGCCCTGAGCATCCTGGTCAGCTGGACCATCGCCAAGCGTAACCTGGCCACGCCGCTCAAGCGCAGCATCCTGGCCATGCGCGATCTGGCCGACGGCAATCTCGACGTGGCGATTCGCCATACCGAGCGTCGGGACGAGATCGGCGAGATGATCCGGGCGTTGGAAATCTTCAAGGAAAACGGCCAGGCCCGCCATCGCCTCGAAGCGGCCCAGGCGGCCGAGCAGGCGGCCCGCAACCGGCGCCAGGAGGCCATCGAGCGCCTGACCACCGATTTCAACAGCAGTGTGTTCGCGGTGCTGAACGGCGTGACCGAATCCGCGCATCACCTGCGCGATTCGGCTCAATCCATGACTTCGGTGGCCGAGGACACGTCGCGCCAGTCCACCGTGGTGGCCGCCGCGGCCGAACAAGCCTCGGTCAACGTGGAAACCGTGGCCGCCGCCGCCGAGCAATTGGCCGCCTCCGAGCACGAGATCGCCCGTCAGGTCGCCAATTCCAGCGAAATCTCGCACCGCGCCTCCGAGGAGGCCGAGCGGGTCAACAGCATCGTGCTGTCCCTGTCCGAAGCGACCAACCGCATCGGACAGGTGGTGACGCTGATCAACGACATCGCCGCCCAGACCAATCTTCTGGCCTTGAATGCCACCATCGAGGCGGCCCGCGCCGGCGATGCCGGAAAGGGCTTCGCCGTGGTCGCCAACGAGGTCAAGCATCTGGCCACCCAGACGGCGAGGGCGACGGAGGACATCGTCGTCCAGATCAATTCGGTCCAGGCCGTGACCCGCGACGCGGTCAGCGCCATCGGCGGCATCGGCCACACCATTTCCAGCATCTCGGAAAGCGCCTCGGCCATCGCCTCGGCGGTGGAGGAGCAGACCGCCGCCACGGCGGAGATCGCCCGCAACGTCCAGGAGGCGTCCAGCGGAACCCGCGAGGTCACCTCCTCCATCACCCTGGTCAACCAGGGGGCCGCCACCACCGGCAGCGCCGCCCATCAGTTGCTGGGCACCGCCGACGAACTGTCGCAGCAGTCGGAGCAATTGGCCACCGAGGTGTCCGAATTCCTGGCCGCCATCAAGGCGGCCTGAACACCGACCGGCCATCACGGCCAAGCCAGAGCGGCGCCCCGAACGGGCGCCGCTTTTTTTGCGCACCGGTTCAAAAAAAACGCCGCCGGTCCGTCTGATCCTCATCCGTCCCATGGATGCCGGCCCGCCGGGGTCTGGCGATCTTGGCCGGACCGGGAATCGGAGTACAATCCTGCCGGAATGAGCGGAGGGGGCTATGCGGGGACTTCGGATCATTGCCTGGATATTATTCCTCGGTTTCCCGACCGTGGCGCCGACCTGCGCCCAGGCCGCCCCGGCGGCGGGGGCTCAGGCCATGGATCAGGCCATGGCCCTGATCGACGCCGAGCAATATCAGGCCGCCATCGCCGTCCTGCGCGGCCTGGACCCGCAATCCGCTGCCCAGGCGGCCGAGATCGACCGGGCGCTGGGCCGCATCTATCTCGGCCTGGGCAAGGCGGGCAAGGCCGCCGAGTTTTTCGAGCAGGCGCTGACCACCTCGCTGGAGTCCGAAGCCGAATCCACCCTGGGTCTGGCGGAAGCCAAAATGGCCCTGGGACACTTGGCCCAGGCGCGCCGCCACGCCGAAAGCGTCCTCAAGACCGACCCGGATCAACTCCAGGCCCATCTGGTGCTGGCCCGTATCGACCAGCGTCTGGGCCGGGCGGCGGACGCTACTCTCCGGCTGGAAAACCTGTCCCGCCAGCGCCCCGATAGCGAAGAGGTGGCGGTGATGCTGGCCCGCTATCAGGCGCGCGCCTTCTCCCCCGCCACGGCGGCCGAGCGTCTGGGGCAGTTCCTTCGCCGCCACCCGGATTCGGCCGAAGCCTCGGACGTTCTGGGCCTCCTCTTGTGGGAGATGGGACGCAAGGCCGAGGCGCTGAAAGCCCGCGACCGGGCGGCCGAGCTGTTCCGGCAGCGGGGACGCGACGGCCGCGCCGCCGCCATCCTCCAGTGGCGGCAGAATGTGGCCCCCGAGGCGCGGCCCGCCGAGGCTTCGCCGCCAACGCCTGCGCCCGAGCCTCCGCCGCCCGCCGTCGCCCCCATTCCCGAGGTCAAGTCGCTGCAGCCCCCGCCGCCGCCCCCTCCCCCGGCCCCGCCTCCGTCCCGGCCGCGCAGCTTCCAGGCCCTGGCCAATCCCGAGCCCCTGCCCTTCAAGCCCGGCACGCCCGTCCTGTTCGGCAGCGGCATCGTGCTGGAAGGCGGACGACAGGTGATCACCAACCGCCATGTGGTCGACGGCGCCCGTGACACCGCCATCCGCAACGGCACCGGCCATGTGCGCCGTGCCCGGGTGATCAAGGTCTCGGCCGAGGACGACCTGGCGCTGCTGGAACTGTCCGAGCCCTTCCCCGAGGGCGATGCCATGCCCATCTCGGCCATCAGCGACGGCGCGCCGGGCCGCGCCGCCATCGTCATGGGCTTTCCCCTGATCACCGTGCTGGGCGACGAGCAGCCGGCCCTGGCCGAGGGCATCGTCTCCAAGATGGGCGGGCTGAACGGCGATCCCGCCTCGTTCCAGATGACCACCAAGCTGAACCAGGGCAATTCCGGCGGGCCGGTATTCGACCGCAGCGGCCGGCTGATCGGCATCGCCGTGGCCAAGCTGGACACCGCCGATCTCAAAAGCCGGTCGGGCATCAGCGCCGAGGACGTCAACTTCGCCATCAAGTCCAGCCGCCTGCTGCGCTTTCTGGGGCGGAAGGGCGGCGGCAAGGCCGCGGCGGGCGACATGTCGCTGGAGGATCTTTACCAGTCCATGCTGCCCCGCGTCGTCCTGATCGCGTCCCCCAAATAGGCGAAGGAGCAAGGCCATGATCCGTTGGACGATCCTTCTGGCTCTTCTCCTGGCCCCGGCCGCCGCCAAGGCCGACTGGGTGGCGGCGCGGGCCGAGCGCCTGTTCCCGCCGGAACAGTCCGAGGCCGAAGCCTGCCGCCTGGCCGAGGACAAGGCCAAGGAGGACGCGGTCCGCCGGATCACCGGCGAACGCCTGTCGTCGGAAGAGCTGATGCGCTGTTCCGAACAGGGCGATCAGGCTGAATGCACCCACAATTCCGCCGTCTGGAGCATGGTCGACGGCGATGTGCGCGCCATCCGCAACCGCCGGGTGGAAACCTTGGCCGTGCTGGACGGCGTCCGCAAATGCGTGGTGGACCTGGAGGCCGAGGTGGTGGTGCCGCCGGGCCGTCCCGATCCGGCGTTCGACCTGGGGGTCCGGCTCAATGGCGCGGTTTATCGCCAGGGCGAGCCCCTGGAGATCACCCTCTCCCCCAGCCAGCCCATGGGCGTGGCGGTGTTCCAGTGGCTGCCCTACGAGACGGGCGAGGCCCAGGTGTCGCGCATCCTGCCCAATCCTTACGACCGTCTCAGCCACATCGACCGCCAGACCACCATTCCCTCGGAGATGGGGCGCAAGCGCTATGTGCTGCGCGCCGACTTCCCCCCGGCGCTGGAGGGCAAGCGGCGCATGGTCGACGAATACCTGATGGTGGTAGCCACCCGAAACCCCGTGGAGTTCCGCGACAGCTACAGCCTGGATGAGTTCAAGGCCCGCCTGCTGGAACTGCCGCGCGGCGAGTCCCGCATGGTGCGCAAGGCCTACTCCATCCTGAGGGCCGAGAAATGAAGCGCCGCGCCGTGTCATCCCGACGACCTGCGGGAGGAGGAATCTCCTCCTGGACCGGCGGATCAGAACCGGCACCGCCATGCCAGACTGAGATCCCTCGGCTTCACCTCGGGATGACAGCCTTGGCATTGCTGCTGGCCGCCTGCACCAGCCCGGTCTATGTGGACCGGGGAGTCGCCGAGGAGGCGCCGCCCCTGGCCCTCAACGCCGTATCCTTCCACCTCTCGGAAGCCTGGGCCGCCCGGCCGCCGTCCTGCGTCGCCGTCCTGCCGCTGACCGGTCCCGAGGGCGAGGCCGCCGTCGATCCGGCCCG
It encodes the following:
- a CDS encoding DUF4384 domain-containing protein, whose protein sequence is MIRWTILLALLLAPAAAKADWVAARAERLFPPEQSEAEACRLAEDKAKEDAVRRITGERLSSEELMRCSEQGDQAECTHNSAVWSMVDGDVRAIRNRRVETLAVLDGVRKCVVDLEAEVVVPPGRPDPAFDLGVRLNGAVYRQGEPLEITLSPSQPMGVAVFQWLPYETGEAQVSRILPNPYDRLSHIDRQTTIPSEMGRKRYVLRADFPPALEGKRRMVDEYLMVVATRNPVEFRDSYSLDEFKARLLELPRGESRMVRKAYSILRAEK